A genome region from Streptomyces sp. S4.7 includes the following:
- a CDS encoding sporulation protein gives MSRELRGPNEKLGTVLALAGISNAGLARRVNDLGSQRGLTLRYDKTSVARWVSKGMIPQGAAPHLIAAAIGSKLGRPVPLHEIGLADADPAPEVGLAFPRDVGEAVRSATDLYRLDLAGRRAGSGGIWQSLAGSFAVSAYATPASRWLISPADSSVARDAAMAEAARRAHPAHGGPGLTPPPASSLTPATAGPGAPGADAGGELSPLRVGHSDVAKLREAAADARRWDSKYGGGDWRSSMVPECLRVDAAPLLLAAYSDEVGRGLFGATAELTRLAGWMAFDTGQQEAAQRYYIQALRLARAAADVPLGGYVLASMSLQATYRGFADEGVDLAQAALERNRGLATARTMSFFRLVEARAHAKAGDAAAAGAALKAAEGWLERSRAGDADPSWLGFYSYDRFAADAAECYRDLKVPQQMRRFNEQALSRPTEEFARSHGLRLVVSAVAELESGNLDAACAAGTRAVEVAGRISSARTTEYVRDLLHRLEPYGDEPRVAELRERARPLLVAPA, from the coding sequence ATGTCCAGGGAGCTACGCGGGCCGAACGAGAAGCTCGGCACCGTTCTCGCCCTCGCGGGAATCAGCAACGCCGGTCTCGCCCGGCGGGTCAACGACCTCGGGTCGCAGCGCGGTCTGACGCTTCGATACGACAAGACATCGGTGGCGCGGTGGGTCTCGAAGGGGATGATTCCGCAGGGTGCGGCGCCCCATCTGATCGCCGCGGCCATCGGCTCCAAGCTGGGCCGGCCCGTCCCACTGCACGAAATCGGCCTGGCCGACGCCGATCCGGCGCCGGAGGTGGGTCTCGCCTTCCCGCGCGACGTGGGCGAGGCGGTGCGGTCGGCGACCGATCTGTACCGGCTGGATCTGGCGGGCCGGCGGGCGGGCAGCGGTGGCATCTGGCAGTCGCTGGCCGGTTCCTTCGCGGTCAGCGCATATGCCACGCCCGCTTCGCGGTGGCTGATATCGCCCGCCGACTCGTCCGTCGCGCGGGACGCGGCGATGGCCGAGGCGGCGCGCAGAGCGCACCCGGCGCACGGCGGACCGGGGTTGACCCCGCCGCCGGCGTCTTCCCTCACACCCGCCACGGCGGGCCCCGGCGCTCCGGGAGCCGACGCCGGTGGCGAGCTGTCGCCCCTGCGCGTGGGCCACAGCGATGTCGCCAAGCTTCGTGAGGCGGCGGCCGACGCCCGGCGCTGGGACTCCAAGTACGGCGGCGGGGACTGGCGTTCGTCGATGGTGCCCGAGTGCCTGCGGGTCGACGCGGCGCCGCTGCTGCTCGCCGCGTACAGCGACGAGGTCGGCCGCGGCCTCTTCGGCGCGACCGCCGAACTGACCAGGCTGGCCGGGTGGATGGCCTTCGACACCGGTCAACAGGAGGCGGCGCAGCGGTACTACATCCAGGCGCTGCGGCTGGCCCGCGCGGCGGCGGACGTGCCGCTCGGCGGCTATGTGCTGGCCTCGATGTCGCTCCAGGCGACATACCGCGGATTCGCCGACGAGGGCGTCGACCTGGCCCAGGCCGCGCTCGAACGCAACCGGGGGCTCGCGACGGCCCGCACCATGAGCTTCTTCCGGCTGGTCGAGGCACGCGCGCACGCGAAGGCGGGCGACGCGGCGGCGGCCGGGGCCGCGCTCAAGGCGGCGGAGGGCTGGCTGGAGCGCTCCCGCGCGGGCGACGCGGATCCCAGCTGGCTGGGCTTCTACTCCTACGACCGCTTCGCCGCGGACGCCGCCGAGTGCTACCGCGATCTGAAGGTGCCTCAGCAGATGCGGCGCTTCAACGAGCAGGCGCTGTCCCGGCCGACCGAGGAGTTCGCACGGTCGCACGGGTTACGCCTGGTGGTGAGCGCGGTCGCCGAGCTGGAGTCCGGCAATCTGGACGCGGCGTGCGCGGCGGGGACTCGTGCCGTGGAGGTGGCGGGGCGGATCTCGTCGGCGCGCACGACGGAGTACGTACGGGACCTGCTGCACCGGCTGGAGCCGTACGGCGACGAGCCGAGGGTCGCGGAGCTGCGGGAGCGGGCCCGTCCGCTGCTGGTGGCGCCCGCGTAG